Proteins from a single region of Verrucosispora sp. NA02020:
- a CDS encoding DUF5825 family protein, giving the protein MTTATSAVIAFDALRTDPAAYSLLAVELPEPLRFGQSPAQDLDLLRLLRAVTSHAVRLRWTLSGRPSFPLHTYSHLLPPCLGVKLDDVTHTVAWARDYRYGSFYYRRGPGIVTIKDVRPGQPASRMVIEDGADRFEILAESADGRPEADDAELVADAVEAGLAVEADGRTLVLPFRMRHWPVPYLAV; this is encoded by the coding sequence ATGACGACGGCGACGAGCGCGGTGATCGCCTTCGACGCACTGCGGACGGACCCGGCGGCGTACAGCCTGCTCGCGGTCGAGCTGCCCGAGCCGTTGCGGTTCGGGCAGTCCCCGGCGCAGGACCTCGACCTGCTGCGGCTGCTCCGTGCGGTCACCAGCCACGCGGTGCGGCTGCGGTGGACGCTGAGCGGTCGTCCGTCGTTCCCGCTGCACACCTACTCGCACCTGTTGCCACCGTGCCTCGGCGTGAAGCTGGACGACGTCACCCACACGGTGGCGTGGGCGCGGGACTACCGCTACGGGTCGTTCTACTACCGCCGGGGGCCCGGGATCGTCACGATCAAGGACGTCCGGCCCGGCCAGCCGGCCTCGCGGATGGTCATCGAGGACGGTGCCGACCGGTTCGAAATTCTCGCCGAGTCGGCGGACGGCCGCCCGGAGGCCGACGACGCGGAGCTGGTCGCTGACGCGGTCGAGGCAGGTCTGGCCGTCGAAGCCGACGGCCGCACGCTCGTACTCCCGTTCCGGATGCGGCACTGGCCGGTGCCATACCTGGCGGTCTGA
- a CDS encoding helix-turn-helix transcriptional regulator yields MFSTLGISTTAEAVYMTMLRQSTWGVAEIAESLRIDARQVHDALDELIELALVRESPVSPGKITPTSPKVGLAALLARAKADIAQQQYEIEATQAAIDALSEAHHVDQPDQQDQLIQIVQLDSVRQRLQQLARLTQVECLSFNPGGAHRPDAMAASKPVNQEALERGVTIKSIYQESFRNDPDTLAYARWFNNLGGETRCLPVVLFQMIIVDRRIALLPVDPTDARKGAVEIHNPGVTAALSALFDHAWSTATPFGAAANADENGLEPTERQLLQLLGDGYTDEATARKLGLSVRTVQRMMSDLTTRLGAESRFQAGANAVRQRWL; encoded by the coding sequence GTGTTCAGCACCCTGGGCATATCGACCACCGCAGAGGCCGTTTACATGACCATGTTGCGCCAGTCGACCTGGGGGGTCGCCGAGATCGCCGAGTCCCTACGCATCGACGCGCGGCAGGTGCACGACGCACTCGACGAGCTGATCGAACTCGCTCTGGTCCGCGAGTCGCCCGTCAGCCCTGGCAAGATCACGCCGACCAGTCCCAAGGTCGGTCTCGCGGCGCTGCTCGCCCGCGCCAAGGCGGACATCGCCCAACAGCAGTACGAGATCGAGGCGACCCAGGCGGCCATCGACGCGCTCTCCGAGGCGCACCACGTCGACCAGCCCGACCAGCAGGACCAACTGATCCAGATCGTGCAGCTCGACTCGGTGCGCCAACGCCTCCAGCAACTCGCCCGGCTGACGCAGGTGGAGTGCCTCTCGTTCAACCCGGGCGGGGCGCACCGGCCGGACGCGATGGCCGCCAGCAAGCCGGTCAACCAGGAGGCCCTGGAGCGGGGCGTGACCATCAAGTCGATCTATCAGGAGAGTTTCCGGAACGACCCGGACACGCTGGCCTACGCCCGCTGGTTCAACAACCTCGGCGGCGAGACCCGCTGCCTGCCGGTGGTGCTGTTCCAGATGATCATCGTGGACCGTCGGATCGCCCTGTTGCCGGTCGACCCCACCGACGCCCGCAAGGGCGCCGTCGAGATCCACAACCCGGGCGTCACCGCCGCCCTCAGTGCGCTGTTCGACCACGCCTGGTCCACCGCGACACCGTTCGGCGCCGCCGCGAACGCCGACGAGAACGGGTTGGAACCGACCGAGCGGCAGTTGCTCCAACTCCTCGGTGACGGCTACACCGACGAGGCCACCGCCCGCAAACTCGGCCTGTCGGTCCGCACCGTGCAACGGATGATGTCCGACCTGACCACCCGGCTGGGCGCGGAGAGCCGTTTCCAGGCCGGCGCCAACGCGGTGCGGCAACGCTGGCTGTGA
- a CDS encoding SDR family NAD(P)-dependent oxidoreductase: MRTVIISGASSGIGWATAQRFAAGGDRVFNLDVQAPADPQNPAVQWIETDVADWSAVRDAVTQVAETAPIDVVIANAGISVRHGVLDLSEADARRVIDVNLLGVLGLWQAAARVMVRQRAGVLLATASVNGARGYPLYADYNATKAGIVALCRTFALELSPWIRVACVSPGAVLTPMQLAEYTPAMLDEVNAKIPAGRHASPDEIAAAFHYLASPEASFLTGQELVIDGAETAGATTAVFGADTSERSEQIIEADAPGGGTQGGAGRREQGTTRSGVPA, from the coding sequence ATGCGGACGGTAATCATCTCCGGTGCCTCCAGCGGCATCGGCTGGGCCACGGCCCAACGGTTCGCCGCGGGCGGGGACCGGGTGTTCAACCTGGACGTGCAGGCCCCCGCCGATCCGCAGAACCCGGCGGTGCAGTGGATCGAGACCGACGTCGCGGACTGGTCGGCGGTCCGCGACGCGGTCACTCAGGTCGCCGAGACCGCCCCGATCGACGTGGTGATCGCCAATGCCGGCATCAGCGTGCGGCACGGGGTGCTGGACCTGTCCGAGGCCGACGCGCGCCGCGTCATCGACGTCAATCTGCTGGGCGTGCTCGGACTGTGGCAGGCGGCGGCCCGGGTGATGGTGCGGCAGCGGGCCGGCGTCCTGCTGGCCACCGCATCGGTCAACGGCGCGCGCGGATACCCGCTCTACGCCGACTACAACGCGACCAAGGCCGGCATCGTGGCGCTGTGCCGCACGTTCGCCCTGGAGCTGAGCCCGTGGATCCGGGTCGCCTGCGTCAGCCCGGGTGCGGTGCTCACGCCGATGCAGTTGGCCGAGTACACGCCGGCGATGCTCGACGAGGTGAACGCGAAGATCCCTGCCGGACGGCACGCGTCACCGGACGAGATCGCGGCGGCGTTCCACTATCTCGCCTCCCCGGAGGCGAGCTTCCTGACCGGGCAGGAGTTGGTGATCGACGGCGCGGAGACCGCCGGCGCGACCACCGCCGTGTTCGGCGCCGACACGAGCGAACGGAGTGAGCAGATCATCGAGGCAGACGCGCCCGGGGGCGGCACGCAGGGCGGTGCCGGTCGCAGGGAGCAGGGGACGACGCGGAGCGGAGTGCCGGCATGA
- a CDS encoding MbtH family protein, producing the protein MSNPFDRPDGTYLVLVNAEAQYSLWPESNPVPDGWSVAHGPAGRDDCLAFVEITWADMRPASLARAMAADSGASR; encoded by the coding sequence ATGTCCAACCCGTTCGACCGGCCGGACGGCACATACCTGGTGCTGGTCAACGCCGAAGCGCAGTACTCCCTGTGGCCCGAGTCGAACCCGGTGCCCGACGGCTGGTCGGTGGCGCACGGCCCGGCCGGGCGCGACGACTGCCTCGCCTTCGTCGAGATCACCTGGGCGGACATGCGGCCGGCGAGCCTCGCCCGGGCGATGGCGGCGGACTCCGGAGCGTCCCGGTGA
- a CDS encoding tryptophan halogenase family protein, protein MMIRDVVIVGGGTAGWMTATYLKTAFQDRISVTLVESAAVGTIGVGEATFSTIRHFFDYLGLDEREWMPQCSGSYKLAIKYDNWRGDGSHFFHPFERLRTSDGFTAAEWNLALGDPTESFDRGSFITPYLCEAQRSPRMLDGSLFTASLDGELGRSTLDEQRAQFPYAYHFDAALMARYLTKLGVAQGVRHVVDDVVGVGQDERGWITHVSTRDQGDVTGDLFVDCTGFRGLLINQTLKEKFVSFTDVLPNNRAVALRVPRDMAEHGIAPYTRATAKDAGWIWTIPLYGRIGTGYVYSDEFCEPEEAERTLREFAAPGQDDLQANHIRMRIGRNERSWVNNCVAVGLSSGFVEPLESTGIFFIQHAIEQLVKHFPDNTWDETLIRGYNDKVARVIDGVKEFLVLHYVASPRQDTDYWRETKVRAIPDGLAERLETAAVRLLDESTIYPYYHGFEVYSWITICLGMGLAPKSPRPALAHIDPTRASAELAAIRADAERLVSTLPSAYEYLSTIQPAAEG, encoded by the coding sequence ATGATGATCCGCGACGTTGTCATCGTCGGTGGCGGGACCGCCGGCTGGATGACCGCCACCTACCTCAAGACCGCCTTCCAGGACCGGATCTCGGTCACCCTCGTGGAGTCGGCGGCGGTCGGCACGATCGGCGTCGGCGAGGCGACGTTCAGCACCATCCGGCACTTCTTCGACTACCTGGGGCTGGACGAGCGGGAGTGGATGCCGCAGTGCAGCGGCTCCTACAAGCTGGCCATCAAGTACGACAACTGGCGCGGCGACGGCAGCCACTTCTTCCACCCGTTCGAGCGGCTGCGGACCTCCGACGGGTTCACCGCGGCGGAGTGGAACCTGGCCCTCGGCGACCCGACCGAGAGCTTCGACCGGGGCTCGTTCATCACGCCGTACCTCTGCGAGGCGCAGCGCTCCCCGCGCATGCTCGACGGCAGCCTGTTCACCGCGAGCCTCGACGGTGAGCTGGGCCGCTCCACCCTGGACGAGCAGCGGGCGCAGTTCCCGTACGCCTACCACTTCGACGCCGCGCTGATGGCCCGCTACCTGACCAAGCTCGGTGTCGCGCAGGGCGTCCGGCACGTCGTCGACGACGTGGTGGGTGTCGGGCAGGACGAGCGCGGCTGGATCACCCACGTCTCCACCCGCGACCAGGGCGACGTCACCGGTGACCTCTTCGTCGACTGCACCGGCTTCCGGGGCCTGCTGATCAACCAGACGTTGAAGGAGAAGTTCGTCTCCTTCACCGACGTGCTGCCGAACAACCGCGCGGTGGCGCTGCGGGTGCCCCGCGACATGGCGGAGCACGGGATCGCCCCCTACACCAGGGCCACCGCCAAGGACGCCGGCTGGATCTGGACCATCCCGCTGTACGGCCGGATCGGCACCGGCTACGTCTACTCCGACGAGTTCTGCGAGCCGGAGGAGGCGGAGCGCACGCTGCGCGAGTTCGCCGCGCCCGGTCAGGACGACCTGCAGGCCAACCACATCCGGATGCGGATCGGTCGCAACGAGCGGTCCTGGGTGAACAACTGCGTCGCGGTCGGCCTCTCCAGCGGTTTCGTCGAGCCGCTGGAGTCCACCGGCATCTTCTTCATCCAGCACGCCATCGAGCAGTTGGTGAAGCACTTCCCGGACAACACCTGGGACGAGACGCTCATCCGTGGCTACAACGACAAGGTCGCGCGGGTGATCGACGGGGTCAAGGAGTTCCTGGTCCTGCACTACGTCGCCTCGCCCCGGCAGGACACCGACTACTGGCGGGAGACCAAGGTCCGGGCGATTCCGGACGGGCTGGCCGAGCGCCTGGAGACCGCGGCCGTGCGGCTGCTCGACGAGAGCACCATCTACCCGTACTACCACGGGTTCGAGGTCTACTCGTGGATCACGATCTGCCTCGGGATGGGTCTCGCCCCGAAGAGTCCCCGGCCGGCGCTGGCGCACATCGACCCCACCCGCGCGTCGGCCGAGCTGGCCGCGATCCGGGCCGACGCGGAGCGGCTGGTGAGCACCCTGCCGAGCGCGTACGAGTACCTGAGCACCATCCAACCGGCGGCGGAGGGGTGA
- a CDS encoding response regulator transcription factor: protein MIYDSPSSIPVRSTITDRNLVQRAAYQDRRVLSADISALLLSAELTDLTRTELLVVAPVPGQMPLPAEVFGELRARNLTVRLLFTPGRESPAEPVAALARDGIALPAPVDLPYFLVVRDRAVVYLPHQDPVNPCNGRLTRIRSVVMGDSMATVFGLMWDTAVQRTRAARTTTARVDEGEELIRALGEGLTDDQAAATLHMSRRTFARRVSDMMHRLDANTRFQAGVHAARRGLV, encoded by the coding sequence GTGATATACGATAGCCCAAGCTCAATACCCGTCCGTTCCACCATTACTGATAGAAACCTCGTCCAGCGGGCTGCTTATCAGGATCGGCGCGTACTCAGCGCCGACATCAGCGCCCTGCTGCTCAGCGCCGAGTTGACCGACCTCACCCGGACCGAACTCCTGGTCGTGGCGCCCGTACCCGGTCAGATGCCGCTGCCGGCGGAGGTGTTCGGCGAGCTACGGGCCCGCAACCTGACGGTCCGCCTGCTCTTCACGCCCGGCCGGGAGTCGCCGGCCGAGCCGGTGGCCGCCCTCGCCCGGGACGGGATCGCCCTGCCGGCCCCGGTGGACCTGCCCTACTTCCTCGTGGTGCGGGACCGGGCCGTGGTCTATCTGCCCCACCAGGATCCGGTGAACCCGTGCAACGGCCGGCTCACGCGGATCCGTAGCGTGGTGATGGGTGACTCGATGGCCACGGTGTTCGGCCTGATGTGGGACACCGCGGTGCAGCGCACCCGGGCCGCCCGCACCACGACCGCCCGGGTCGACGAGGGCGAGGAGCTGATCCGCGCGCTCGGCGAGGGACTCACCGACGACCAGGCCGCGGCGACGTTGCACATGAGCCGGCGGACCTTTGCCCGGCGGGTGTCCGACATGATGCACCGGCTCGACGCCAACACCCGATTCCAGGCCGGTGTCCATGCCGCGCGGCGCGGCCTGGTCTGA
- a CDS encoding class I SAM-dependent methyltransferase produces the protein MTDTIVETNSADAPSYTVGAAASLFSSYVVTSAISASHQIGLLDLLHAEGGTDVATAAGNRLDHGVVRGLLDTLVWAKVVEADGDRYRTGPGFADVYAARGYFYWVVKGCGELFSIAPDVAAPEQRTGDFYHRDMRAVAIGSRLIGDSEVEPLFDEIVTGLDFAVIADLGCGSGQRLIRIAQRDPSVSAVGVDIARGSVELAEKSVADAGLEGRVHIVQGDVLALEPTEVFADVEVVTCVFMGHDFWPMQRCVDGLANLRRAFPNVKRLMLCDVVRTPGPASPETTTIFTLGFELIHALMGVYIPSREEWLEAFEAAGWDLVRERHVAAPPSGILFELVPSAPRSA, from the coding sequence ATGACCGACACCATCGTCGAGACTAATTCTGCGGACGCTCCCTCGTACACGGTCGGAGCAGCCGCGAGCCTCTTCTCGTCCTATGTGGTCACCTCGGCGATCTCCGCCAGCCACCAGATCGGCCTGCTCGACCTGTTGCACGCCGAGGGCGGCACGGACGTGGCCACGGCCGCCGGCAACCGCCTCGACCACGGCGTGGTCCGGGGGCTGCTGGACACGCTGGTCTGGGCGAAGGTGGTCGAGGCCGACGGGGACCGGTACCGGACCGGGCCGGGCTTCGCCGACGTCTACGCCGCCCGGGGCTACTTCTACTGGGTGGTCAAGGGGTGCGGCGAACTGTTCTCCATCGCCCCGGACGTCGCCGCACCCGAACAGCGGACGGGCGACTTCTACCACCGCGACATGCGGGCCGTGGCGATCGGCTCCCGGCTGATCGGCGACAGCGAGGTGGAGCCGCTCTTCGACGAGATCGTCACCGGGCTCGACTTCGCCGTGATCGCCGACCTCGGCTGCGGCTCCGGGCAGCGCCTGATCCGGATCGCCCAGCGCGACCCGTCGGTGAGCGCGGTCGGCGTCGACATCGCCCGGGGCTCGGTGGAACTGGCCGAGAAGTCGGTGGCCGACGCGGGCCTGGAGGGTCGCGTCCACATCGTCCAGGGTGACGTGCTGGCCCTGGAGCCCACCGAGGTCTTCGCCGACGTGGAGGTGGTGACCTGCGTCTTCATGGGCCACGACTTCTGGCCGATGCAGCGGTGCGTCGACGGGCTGGCCAACCTGCGCCGGGCGTTCCCGAACGTCAAGCGACTGATGCTCTGCGACGTGGTCCGTACCCCGGGTCCGGCCAGCCCGGAGACGACCACCATCTTCACCCTCGGCTTCGAGCTGATCCACGCCCTGATGGGCGTCTACATCCCCAGTCGGGAGGAGTGGTTGGAGGCGTTCGAGGCAGCCGGGTGGGACCTGGTCCGCGAGCGTCACGTCGCCGCGCCTCCGTCCGGGATCCTCTTCGAGCTGGTCCCGTCGGCCCCCAGGAGCGCCTGA
- the gntD gene encoding guanitoxin biosynthesis L-enduracididine beta-hydroxylase GntD, protein MTTDWPRYQLSDADLTALRAISETVRATPDVDPRQPDFYDRHRYAVRHLPAGLWEFLDEFRHGEPAAACSVLGFPVDDGQVGPTPTHWDAERRGSHVTEVEVFMALCGMALGDPFTWTTLQGGRLIQNIVPIAGDEVRQNGHGSEALLEFHTEDAFHPSRCDYLLLFGVRNEDKVATTVASVRELDLDPADVEVLRQPRYHILPDDEHIRQLTLSQPDHPALKLVERMRDDPDPVAVLFGDPSRPYLRIDLPFMRCVGGDDDAAARRALDALHSQLLAHQHDVVVEHGTLLIVDNYQAVHGRKSFRARYDGTDRWLKKLTVSRNLRSGSGSPAGGRVLV, encoded by the coding sequence GTGACCACCGACTGGCCCCGATACCAGCTCAGCGACGCCGATCTGACGGCGTTGCGCGCGATCAGCGAGACCGTACGCGCGACGCCCGACGTGGACCCCCGGCAGCCGGACTTCTACGACCGCCACCGGTACGCGGTGCGGCACCTGCCGGCCGGTCTCTGGGAGTTCCTGGACGAGTTCCGGCACGGCGAGCCGGCCGCGGCCTGCTCGGTGCTCGGCTTCCCGGTCGACGACGGGCAGGTCGGGCCGACGCCGACGCACTGGGACGCCGAGCGGCGCGGCAGCCACGTCACCGAGGTCGAGGTGTTCATGGCGCTGTGCGGCATGGCGCTGGGGGATCCGTTCACCTGGACCACCCTCCAGGGCGGGCGGCTCATCCAGAACATCGTGCCGATCGCCGGTGACGAGGTGCGGCAGAACGGTCACGGCAGCGAGGCGTTGCTGGAGTTCCACACCGAGGACGCCTTCCACCCGAGCCGCTGCGACTACCTGCTGCTGTTCGGCGTCCGCAACGAGGACAAGGTGGCCACCACGGTGGCGTCGGTCCGGGAACTGGACCTGGACCCGGCCGACGTCGAGGTGCTGCGGCAGCCGCGCTATCACATCCTTCCCGACGACGAGCACATCCGTCAGCTCACCCTGAGCCAGCCGGACCATCCGGCCCTCAAGCTGGTCGAGCGGATGCGGGACGACCCGGATCCGGTCGCCGTGCTGTTCGGCGATCCGTCCCGGCCGTACCTGCGGATCGACCTGCCGTTCATGCGGTGCGTGGGCGGTGACGACGACGCGGCCGCCCGGCGGGCGCTGGACGCGCTGCACTCGCAGTTGCTCGCCCACCAGCACGACGTGGTGGTGGAGCACGGCACGCTGCTCATCGTCGACAACTACCAGGCGGTGCACGGCCGCAAGTCGTTCCGGGCCCGGTACGACGGGACCGATCGGTGGCTCAAGAAGTTGACGGTCAGCCGCAACCTGCGGTCGGGCAGCGGGTCGCCGGCGGGCGGCCGGGTGCTGGTCTGA
- a CDS encoding RiPP maturation radical SAM C-methyltransferase: MRQLVLVNMPFADRRRPSFALSQLSALVRRDFPDDFDVRVCYLNHDFVRYFGAQEYDAIAGDMDFHVAGVGDWMFRQLAFPELPDNVDEYFSRYFTGPAKADLRRTVLRRREGLKDFLRGMVEKYRLDEADLLGFSSMFTQNLPSLAAARMVKDRNPAVTTLIGGANCEAPMGAALAQNCPQLDFVFSGPALVTFPEFLRSVLDDDLERAHRIRGVVTRRNQMESRYRKGIGPNADIDDYFDPDYTEFRESFDQMVQLPAAAAEPMLFFETSRGCWWGERAHCTFCGLNGQTMAYRAMRPENALKQFDWLFSHAPWAKKYCCTDNIMPMDYLTDVFPKLDPPEGISIFYEVKVGLDIEDMTVLERAGVNEIQPGIEAMATPTLKLMRKGTSSFQNIQFLKNCLRLGISPVWNLLIGFPGEAEETYRRYVEDLPLLAHLPPPQGCFPVRFDRFSPYFNNAAEYGLDLEPVDHYRLTYPFDRDGLRDVAYYFADQNVSDYMISSATWLRPLRERVGQWNSAWAAGSGPALTLTRTAGGTTIRDTRAGAELVYPIDEVDTELLLHLDKPVRVDKLGAELPHLAEVLEARLAGLRERGLLFFEGHRVMSVCVSDSDVDPMPRPRRTVVGGTRSLPLSPTRPPRDVRNLSLPVA; the protein is encoded by the coding sequence GTGCGCCAGCTAGTCCTCGTCAACATGCCCTTCGCCGACCGGCGTCGACCGTCGTTCGCGCTCAGTCAGCTCTCCGCGTTGGTCCGCCGGGACTTCCCGGACGACTTCGACGTGCGGGTCTGCTACCTCAACCACGACTTCGTCCGCTACTTCGGCGCGCAGGAGTACGACGCCATCGCCGGGGACATGGACTTCCACGTCGCCGGGGTGGGGGACTGGATGTTCCGGCAGCTCGCCTTCCCGGAGCTGCCGGACAACGTGGACGAGTACTTCAGCCGCTACTTCACCGGCCCGGCAAAGGCCGACCTGCGGCGTACCGTGCTGCGCCGGCGCGAGGGTCTCAAGGACTTCCTCCGTGGCATGGTGGAGAAGTACCGCCTCGACGAGGCGGACCTGCTCGGCTTCAGCTCGATGTTCACGCAGAACCTGCCCAGCCTCGCGGCGGCCCGGATGGTCAAGGACCGCAACCCGGCGGTGACCACGCTGATCGGCGGCGCCAACTGCGAGGCGCCGATGGGCGCGGCGTTGGCGCAGAACTGCCCGCAGCTCGACTTCGTCTTCTCCGGCCCGGCGCTGGTCACGTTCCCCGAGTTCCTGCGCAGCGTGCTCGACGACGACCTGGAGCGGGCGCACCGGATCCGTGGGGTCGTCACCCGGCGGAACCAGATGGAGAGCCGCTACCGCAAGGGGATCGGCCCCAACGCCGACATCGACGACTACTTCGACCCCGACTACACCGAGTTCCGCGAGTCGTTCGACCAGATGGTGCAGCTACCGGCCGCCGCGGCGGAGCCGATGCTGTTCTTCGAGACCTCGCGGGGCTGCTGGTGGGGGGAGCGGGCACACTGCACGTTCTGCGGCCTCAACGGTCAGACCATGGCCTACCGGGCGATGCGACCGGAGAACGCGCTCAAGCAGTTCGACTGGCTCTTCTCGCACGCGCCGTGGGCGAAGAAGTACTGCTGCACGGACAACATCATGCCGATGGACTACCTCACCGACGTGTTCCCGAAGCTCGATCCGCCCGAGGGCATCTCGATCTTCTACGAGGTGAAGGTCGGCCTGGACATCGAGGACATGACGGTGCTGGAACGCGCCGGGGTGAACGAGATCCAGCCGGGCATCGAGGCGATGGCGACGCCGACGCTCAAGCTGATGCGCAAGGGCACGTCGTCGTTCCAGAACATCCAGTTCCTGAAGAACTGCCTGCGGCTCGGGATCAGCCCGGTGTGGAACCTGCTGATCGGGTTCCCCGGCGAGGCCGAGGAGACCTACCGGCGCTACGTCGAGGACCTGCCGCTGCTGGCCCATCTGCCGCCGCCGCAGGGCTGCTTCCCGGTGCGGTTCGACCGGTTCAGCCCGTACTTCAACAACGCCGCCGAGTACGGGCTGGACCTGGAACCGGTGGACCACTACCGGCTGACGTACCCGTTCGACCGCGACGGCCTGCGCGACGTGGCCTACTACTTCGCCGACCAGAACGTCTCCGACTACATGATCTCGTCGGCGACCTGGCTGCGTCCGCTGCGCGAGCGGGTCGGGCAGTGGAACTCGGCGTGGGCGGCGGGCAGCGGCCCGGCGCTGACCCTGACCCGGACCGCCGGTGGCACCACGATCCGGGACACCCGCGCGGGTGCGGAGCTGGTCTACCCGATCGACGAGGTCGACACCGAGCTGCTGCTGCACCTCGACAAGCCGGTACGGGTGGACAAGCTGGGCGCCGAGCTGCCGCATCTGGCCGAGGTGCTGGAGGCGCGGCTGGCCGGACTGCGGGAACGCGGGCTGCTCTTCTTCGAGGGACACCGGGTCATGAGCGTCTGCGTCTCCGACAGCGACGTCGACCCGATGCCCCGCCCCCGCCGCACCGTGGTCGGCGGGACGCGGTCGCTGCCGCTGTCGCCGACCCGGCCGCCCCGGGACGTCCGGAACCTGTCCCTTCCGGTGGCCTGA
- a CDS encoding flavin reductase family protein, translated as MTVVPMRPGSEPSLADGCRTFMSGFPTGVAVVTSVDGEGAPWGLTCSSLMSVTLEPPTLLVSLKVGSRTLAAIEDRGRFGVNLLHAGGQRAAEVFATGQADRFHQVRWQPRGDDRLPWLVEDACGFAACALSDVRVVGDHALVVGQVSDVQYTADTPLLYGLRQYSRWQPSIVEGSTCAS; from the coding sequence ATGACGGTCGTACCGATGCGTCCCGGGTCCGAGCCGTCGCTGGCCGACGGCTGCCGGACCTTCATGAGCGGTTTCCCGACCGGCGTGGCGGTGGTGACCAGTGTGGACGGCGAGGGGGCGCCGTGGGGGCTGACCTGCTCGTCGCTGATGAGCGTCACGCTGGAGCCGCCGACGCTGCTGGTCAGCCTCAAGGTGGGCAGCCGCACGCTGGCCGCCATCGAGGACCGGGGGAGGTTCGGGGTCAACCTGCTGCACGCCGGGGGCCAGCGGGCCGCCGAGGTCTTCGCCACCGGTCAGGCGGACCGCTTCCACCAGGTGAGGTGGCAGCCCCGAGGCGACGACCGGTTGCCGTGGCTGGTGGAGGACGCCTGCGGGTTCGCCGCCTGCGCCCTCTCCGACGTCCGGGTCGTCGGTGACCACGCGCTGGTGGTGGGCCAGGTCTCCGACGTCCAGTACACCGCCGACACCCCGCTGCTGTACGGGTTGCGCCAGTACTCGCGCTGGCAGCCCTCGATCGTGGAAGGGTCCACGTGCGCCAGCTAG
- a CDS encoding alpha/beta fold hydrolase, giving the protein MPLVVANGTKISYAERGTGEPVVLVMGTGSPGSVWQLHQVPALVTAGYRVVTFDNRGVAPVPPGAAKPTVEDLVGDVVALVERICGGRARLVGTSMGAHVVQEVMVTRPDLVRQAVLMATRGRTDTFRGALATAEAAIALGEATLPPQAYAVWRLIQSLSPHTLNDEKQARSWLDLMEFFPPSLEVAEAQTELERMADRLDAYRAVTPPTDGTLVVGFADDLVTPPHLGREVAEAIPGARFTEVARCGHFGYLERPDAVNALLVEFFRSTVA; this is encoded by the coding sequence ATGCCACTCGTCGTGGCCAACGGCACGAAGATCAGCTATGCCGAGCGCGGCACCGGGGAACCCGTCGTCCTGGTGATGGGGACCGGTAGCCCGGGCAGCGTGTGGCAGCTGCACCAGGTGCCGGCGCTGGTGACGGCCGGGTACCGGGTCGTCACCTTCGACAACCGTGGCGTCGCGCCGGTGCCGCCGGGCGCGGCGAAGCCGACCGTGGAAGACCTCGTCGGCGACGTCGTCGCCCTGGTCGAGCGAATCTGCGGCGGCCGGGCCCGGCTGGTCGGCACGTCGATGGGCGCGCACGTGGTGCAGGAGGTGATGGTCACCCGGCCGGACCTGGTGCGGCAGGCGGTGCTGATGGCGACGCGGGGCCGGACCGACACGTTCCGGGGCGCGCTCGCCACGGCGGAGGCGGCCATCGCGCTGGGGGAGGCGACGCTGCCGCCGCAGGCGTACGCCGTGTGGCGGCTGATCCAGAGCCTGTCCCCGCACACGCTCAACGACGAGAAGCAGGCCCGCTCCTGGCTGGACCTGATGGAGTTCTTCCCGCCCTCTCTGGAGGTGGCCGAGGCCCAGACCGAACTGGAACGGATGGCGGACCGGCTCGACGCGTACCGGGCCGTCACACCGCCGACGGACGGCACTCTGGTGGTCGGCTTCGCCGACGACCTGGTGACTCCGCCGCATCTCGGTCGGGAGGTCGCCGAGGCGATCCCCGGCGCCCGGTTCACCGAGGTCGCCCGGTGCGGGCACTTCGGTTATCTGGAACGGCCGGACGCCGTCAACGCCCTGCTCGTCGAGTTCTTCCGGTCAACCGTGGCGTGA